One window of the Tachypleus tridentatus isolate NWPU-2018 chromosome 10, ASM421037v1, whole genome shotgun sequence genome contains the following:
- the LOC143227987 gene encoding uncharacterized protein LOC143227987 — protein MSNVAMLTYDIFSSAFFSDFFGLVKFFNTKCQTDDQGVGTCYAENECTRLGGKPSGVCSSKYGVCCVFDATCGGVVRENNAVILSPNYPQTFTDSRKCEVIIQRKPNTCQVRLDFIEMTLAQPDNTICVKDRFSVSGFPNVPVICGENRNQHIYVNFGENDNLLLSVVTSGVAVERKWKIKVTYLECNSPETAPVGCLQYYKETTGYVSSFNFESTNNNIPRQLGEQNYAICIKQKVGFCKIRWTAETFEISGSQDKARRGASSCKFDYVVIPNAFGEMDTTSYDRFCGKRLNTINNAPQSVPLTSHSFPFILRFVTNNQETEANKNRGFKMQYEQLTCVY, from the exons ATGTCAAATGTAGCGATGCTGACCTATGACATATTCTCCTCTGCTT ttttCTCTGATTTTTTTGGATTGGTGAAGTTCTTTAACACCAAGTGTCAGACAGATGATCAGGGTGTCGGTACCTGTTACGCTGAAAACGAATGTACACGTTTAGGAGGAAAACCTAGCGGTGTTTGTTCTTCCAAATATGGTGTTTGTTGTGTCT TTGACGCAACTTGCGGTGGAGTGGTCCGTGAGAACAACGCAGTCATCTTAAGTCCTAACTACCCTCAAACATTTACTGACAGTCGAAAGTGTGAAGTTATTATTCAGAGAAAACCTAACACCTGTCAGGTTCGATTGGATTTCATCGAGATGACCCTCGCCCAGCCTGATAACACAATATGTGTAAAAGACAGGTTTTCTGTTTCTGGATTTCCCAACGTTCCCGTTATCTGTGGCGAAAACAGGAATCAACACA TATACGTTAATTTTGGGGAAAACGACAACCTACTCCTAAGTGTCGTAACATCTGGTGTTGCCGTGGAAAGGAAGTGGAAAATTAAGGTTACATATCTAGAATGTAACAGTCCTGAAACCG CTCCTGTTGGATGTCTACAGTATTACAAAGAAACGACAGGTTATGTCTCAAGTTTCAACTTCGAgtctacaaacaacaacattcctCGACAACTTGGTGAACAAAACTATGCTATTTGTATTAAACAGAAAGTTGGATTTTGTAAAATCCGCTGGACAGCAGAAACCTTCGAAATAAGTGGATCCCAGGATAAGGCACGACGAGGAGCTTCTAGCTGCAAGTTTGACTATGTGGTCATTCCAAATGCCTTCGGTGAAATGGACACAACGAGTTATGATAGGTTCTGTGGGAAGCGCTTGAATACTATAAACAACGCACCACAAAGTGTTCCGTTGACAA gTCATTCATTCCCTTTTATACTACGGTTTGTAACAAACAATCAGGAAACTGAAGCAAACAAAAACAGAGGATTTAAAATGCAATATGAACAGCTAACCTGTGTGTATTAG
- the LOC143227988 gene encoding neuronal calcium sensor 1-like: MTAIFEKIYGQFFPTGNPSRFVDYIFNVLDVNKDGVVTFKEFITAISVTTHGSIDEKLSWAFRLYDIDSDGYVCRSEMLDIVTAIYRLHGKFDRSLGENDEPEWRVNQLFDKLDKDKDGKITCEEFCKGFKNDPAIVRALKPQDTSESVS; encoded by the exons atttttgaGAAAATTTATGGTCAGTTTTTTCCCACTGGAAATCCGTCCCGTTTTGTtgactatatttttaatgtgttggaTGTCAACAAG GATGGAGTGGTGACGTTTAAAGAATTCATCACTGCCATATCAGTTACAACCCACGGTTCCATTGACGAGAAACTGAGTT GGGCTTTCAGGCTTTATGATATAGACAGTGACGGGTACGTCTGCCGCAGTGAGATGCTCGACATTGTTACCGCCATCTATCGGCTACACGGCAAATTTGATCGCTCACTGGGAGAGAACGATGAACCAGAATGGCGAGTGAACCAACTTTTTGACAAATTAGACAAG GACAAAGACGGAAAAATTACTTGCGAAGAGTTTTGCAAAGGTTTTAAGAACGATCCTGCAATCGTAAGGGCGCTAAAACCACAGGATACAAGTGAAAGTGTTTCGTAA